The Chelonoidis abingdonii isolate Lonesome George chromosome 11, CheloAbing_2.0, whole genome shotgun sequence genomic interval ctcctgggttctatttctggctctgtcactaaCCCAAACCACCCCCTTGCACACCCAGCCCTCCCACTAAGCTCCCCCTGCAcactcagcccccaccccacctcctgcacacccagcccatcccccaacctccctgcacacccacccctcccTCTAACCTCCCTGCATACCCAGTCCCCAACACTCAGCCCATCCCCCTGCACACTCagctccaccccacctcctgcatacccacccctgtgccccacatccagcctccaccccaccGCCCGCATACCCAGCCCTGTGTCCCAcacccagcctccaccccaccgCCCGCAtacccagccctgtgccccacacccagcctccaccccaccgCCCGCATACCCAGCCCTGTgtcccacacccagccctgtgccccaccccaccgaccacatacccagccctgtgccccacacccagcctccaccccaccgCCCGCAATGTACCCAGCCCTGTgtcccacacccagccctgtgcccccatccccaccgacacatacccagccctgactgcccacacacagcctcccccccaccgcccGCAATAACCCTCACCCCTGGTGCCCCACCACCCACCGCGCCGCATGACCAGCCCTGTGCCGGCCGCCCAGCTccgcacacacaccccatccccacccccacctgcagaACCCGGCGCGCTTCGGGCCGGGGCGCAGCCCTTGCCAGGGCAGCAGCCAGCCCCGCGCCAGGCTCTTCCGATGGGCGCGGCGCCGCGGGAGCGGGGCCCGGCTCGGGGCCTTGCGGCGAGCGCAAGCGAACCCGGAGCGAGGGCGGCTGCATGGCCGCGCGGCGAGCGGAGAAGTACGGAGAAGGGCGCCCCTGCTGGCTGCTCGCCGCGCAACCGGCTCAGCCGCTGCGGGACACGCGGGGACCCAGCAGGGGTTGGGCACATGCCGCCCGCCCCCGGCCTCTGCAGCCCCTTGGAGGCGGGGCGCACGGAGCCCAGCAGCCCGAGGAGCTGGGGGTGTTGCCGCCTGGAAGCGGTCGAGACCCTCCCCCCGCACCTGGGGGAGCCctgtcctggaccaggaccccctgGCGCCAGGCGCtggacaggccctgccccaaagagcagccCCCATCTAAGTCTAAGCTCCTCCCATCACATCTTCCTACCTAGGGCCTCGCCGCCCCAGAAACCTGTCTGCAAGAGGGGCTGTAAAGGCAAGTCAGGGATGCTGGGCCAGCTCGCTAGGAAGGTTTAGCAAGGAGAAAGTTTCTCGGTGGTAAAAATCTCTGGCCTGGAGATTATTCCTCCTGCTAGCAGTGATGGATGAAACCTTAGGGCTTCCTGCCTCTAGCTGCAGCCACTGGAGGGCAGATGTGATCGCACCCAGGGCCAGATCTGTTCCTTccactagggcagtggttctcaacctgttgtCCATAGACTGTCTAAGGGGTCCGTGAAAGGTTGTTACCacaggacagtggttttcaacctggagGTCTGCAACTGAtggctaagatttccaaaggggtccactcCTCCATTGGAAATTTTTTTAGTGGTCCACCCATGGAAAAAGGTcaagaacccctgcactagaggaaAACATGCCGGGCCAGCGCGCTGTCCGATGTGTTCAGCTGGCACCGCATCATGACTAGCTTTCCACGATACTCTGACTTTTCCTCAGCCTCCTGCTATCTTTCACCACCGGGTCAAACCTCTCAGCCATGCTGCGGCTCTGTCTGCACTGCAAGCTACAGGTGCGTTTACATAGAGACCGCGATCTGCCGCAGACCAGGTACAGGTTGTGGTCACCAGGCTGGGCTCTTGATGGTCAATTCCAGACCTAGGAGGCTCAGTGGAAAGGTTTTGCAAGGAACCCTGCCCTTCAGACTCAGCTGGCCACAGGGTAGCACTCTCACCAGAGAGGTCATGGACTGAATGGGTTATGGACACACACGCTGGCATGCCAGGTGTGTATGGGGAGTTGGCATTGCCCGGAACTAGGGAACTAAATTGTCCAGATGGCATCTTTCAGCAGCCCCAGAACTTACTGAGTGGGGTTCTCAGGCCGGAGCGATCAGGGCTTTTGTACCATCCCCACCTCCAACAACCCCCTCCGAAGCTAATCAGCGCAGTCAGCATTTTATTTTGTCTCCAATCACTGTTAAatgtacagtaaaaataaaacactcagAACAGCTGTCTGAAAACTCCCCCCGCGCAGGAAGCGGACAGTTCCACCCAGAGTGCCATGACCGGCGTGGTGAAAGGGACGCAGtctgccagcagggggtgccctCACAGCTTCTTCACTGTGCTTTCGATGTACGACTCCAGCACAAAGATGGTTTCGTCGACTTGATTCTCGCTGGCGTCAATCCTGTGACAAGTGGAGGGAGAGTGTCACAGGCCGAGCAGCGCGTGTCAGTGCCGCCTTGTGCTTAGCGGGAGTCTCCCAGGTGAGCAGTGCACAGCTATTTACTAACAGTCATGCGGGCGGAAGGGAAGTGGCGTTGTCCCTGCTAACATGGGGAACCTGATGCAGATGGAGAATGCAGCTTGCCCAAGAATAGAAcgaggagtcctgactcccagcccccaccctgctctgatTAGACCCACACTCCCACAGCCAGGTTTagcccccaggaatcctgattcccCATTCCCTGGACTAGCCGGCCCAACCCTCGCCATGGCACTGCTCACTTGTTGACGTTGCGTTTGAGGTTCTCCAGCTGCTGGCGCTCCGGGGCTGTGATCATCTCCTCGATCTCCTGCAGCTGCATCTCCTCGGCGCCTGTGGCCTGCATGGACGCTAGGATGGCCTCCACCCGCTGAGACTTCTCCAGCAGGCGCCTGGGGGCGAGGCAGACAGCGTACACTTGAGTGCCAGTGAGACGCTGAAGCCGGTACCCATCACTCAGGTTTGGGCCGACTGCGCTACTCACAAGGGGCCAGACCCAGTCTAGGATCCAGGCAGGTTCCTGCCTGTCTTCAAATCCATGTGTCTACCTCCCCCCACACTGTCCTCATCAATAACATCTCCTCCTTGGCCCTCCCCTTGTCCATTCCCCTGGGGCTTGTCTttattcctcttccccttcctacCCTGCGAACTCTGGGGCTAGGGGCTGCATTTGCAAAGTGTCATGTGTACCAGCAATGCCTGTGGCTGTGCCAAACGCGCCAGGGCCTGTCTCAGCAGGGGCCATTTGTACTGATGCAGTTCCCCAGAGGGGTGAACCCCCCCTGCAGATCCTTGCACCCAGGGCACTTCCCATATTGCAAAGCTGGAGTGAACCACATTGGCTCAAGCCCTGACTGATActgggacagggtgtgtgtgtccgtgtgcgTACTCCAGGATGACCATCCCAGCATGGATATTTATCCTTAACCGCCCTCCCTGCAAAACAATCTTCATTGCCATCCCTCTGTCTATCTTTGACGCTTACTGGGCACCCAGACCCAGTTGCTCCAAgttatttaggcttctaactccCAATGGTAgctaggtgcccaactccctttgaggctctgggccccaCTGCCCTAGCAGCCGGGTACCAGTTAAGCCCCAGCTTGCTGACATTTCCCATTGGTAAGCCCCTCTAGTTACAAAGCCCACGCTGGAGGCCTGAGCTACTCGGCCCCAGCGTGATGACTCGGCCCAGGAGCTTTTGGCCTGCTTAGCGCAACTCACTTGTTCTCTTTGGTTTCGTACTGTCGCCTTTCAATCAGGTTGGCCACACTctagggaagggaaagagagaaacaagaagcagggtttgggggagggatacAAAGAAACAGCACCATCTGACTATGCGctcaaagggggtggggggcaatactGTGCCCCAAAACTGGCTCCTGCTGGCTCTCAGCCTGCAGAGAGGTCCTCTGCCCCATGAGCCGTGAAGATGGGCAGAATCGGGGTGGGGGATGGGTTTTATGCATCTGCTCTGGCTCTGGTCTCTCTGCAGATAATTCTTGTGCCATTTACAGGGCCTGGTGTGGAAATCCGTGTTACCTTCGCGCACAGTTGCTGGGGATGGTGTTACAGGTCACAGATGGATCGGAGAGGGTTTATCACCCACCCCGAGCAAGAGCCTCTACCATCGTGTGGGAACTGCAGCCTTGTGCTCTGAACCCTCCCATAAGCGAAGCAGGGTCAAGCTAGGTCTGTGCTAGGATGACAGCCCTTCAAGGCAAACCTAGACAGAGCAGGGAGCGGTGACAGCATGCCTGCCTCTGAACTGGCCCTGAACGTGAtgcccaagcacagcagcaaagGGCGAAGTGCTGCAAGCAGTTGCCTCTCTCACCAGAGATGTAACACTGATCCGGGCACTACCATCACCGGCCTCCTGGCCAGGTGTGAATGTGCCGAGTGACATTCTGCCTCCCTACGGTTCTCCCTGCTGGTTCAATGGAATGCTGGACTTTCCATTTCCTGTGCAGGGCAGCTGCGCACCCTCAACCCAATCAAGTGGCTGAGTGAGCCCTGTGTCACTTTTCCCCTCCGTCGGTAAATCGCTATGGGATGAAAGGGGCCAGGATGGTCGGCTCAGTGACTCCGCACCTGGGAATGTTTTTCTCCATGTTGCCAGGTCCCCGACAACCCAACCGCTGTTGTGGTGACGCAGAGTCAGAGAGAGGAAATAAACCAAAGGAGTACAAGGGGTGCGAAGGACACAGTGTCAGGCAGATGGCCAGGGAATCATCAAGTACCTTATAACACCAGTGCAGCAGCATCCGCGCAGAGGACAGCGTGTTCACTGCGTACAGATAGAAGGTCCTGGAGGGGGCGTGGTCAGGAGTCTTTGGAATCTCCTGTTTGCGGGCAGGAAGGAAGATTGTAACGTGTGTGTCAGCCCTCCGGGGAGAAGGTATCTGTCTGTTCTCTCTGCATGCTCCTTTCTAGCTTCCCCCAGGGACCCAGCGATCGTCAGTCtttgcaaagagagagagggagtgtgggGGCTAGTGGTGTGACCCTGACCGCTTACATCCTTACCACGGTTCCACCAGTAATTCGCCATGTGATCCTGGGAAAGTCGCTGCACCTTCTCGGCTTCCCCCGTGGCAAACTGCATGGGAAGGGCACTTGCTAGTGGCAGCCTGAGGACCAGTGCTTGGAAACTGTCCGGTGACACATATGTCCCATTACTATTATTCGTTAGCAAACCTGCGGCTAGCTGGGGGACCCAATAGCGAGGGGACAGCAACTGAGACCACAAAACACTTGACAGATATTAATGAAATCAGCTTTCCACTCCCCAGGGAGACAGGATAACACTGGATCCATTGTCCAGGTCTATGAAAacggaggcagagagagatgaatgaCCTAAGAGTTCTGATTCCTTTGTTCTAATGCTAAGCAACACTCCCTCCCAGAATTGGGAATGGAAACTAAGACCCCACCccagtgctgtaaccactagaccacgctcccaccccacagctcagAATGGAAGCCAAGCgttctgactcccagccccctgctctgatcGGGATGCAACCCAGGAttcccaatcccctgctctaatcacctTCCTTCATCTGCATTCATCTCGATGTCCTGTATGCCCTGTTTGTGGCACACTCTGCTCACCTCTGGGTGACAGCGTGAATAGGTACGCTCACCTGTAAGGACACAAAGTTCTCAGACAACATTTTATACAGCATGTCCTTTGCCTCCTTGGCGGGAATCATGGCAAAATCTTCCACTTGTTTCTGTTCCAAATGTTTCTTCCGCAGAAGCAGCCGGAATATCCTCGCGCAACGGGAACCAAATCTAGATGGAGGAGGAACAAACCAACCAACACACAACTCTAGGGAAGAGACACAACATCAAAACCTAGACCCGCTGCACAGGGGGATCGGAGAATTGAGAAGGTTCCTACATTAACGCTGCAGAGGAGAAAAAGCATCTTGTGTGTGTTGGAGATGGAATGAAATCCTGACTTCAGAGCCACAGGCCCAAACCAGATCAGACCTGAGTCCAGAACTCGGTCTCTGGACCAGTGACTGATGCTTTAGAAATGCAGGAAAATGATACGCGTTTGAGAGTTAATCATGCAGATGTCACTAAATCTTCACTCAGCAATATTCATTTGCCTAGTTCCTGACATCCAAGCTAGCTAAAGAGGGAGCAGGCTGCCCAGCAGAGACTGGACAATCTCATCACAACTAATGTCACCTTCCTATCTGGTACCGCCCAGGAAGCCTTGAAACCATGAATACTTTCAACATCCAGCTGGATaatgtggggcctgatcctgagataTATCAGTCACTAAAACTGATGGGAGTTGCGAGGGAGcttagcacctctcaggattggaccttccttcctccctccctcttcaaTGAAAGGATGGAGATTGTGGGTGATAAAGGACTGTTGTAGCTGTGTGGGATATGGACAGACCAGGTGGGTGATgtaatctcttttactggaccagcaaATACTGGtactgcctcacccaccttgtctctctgatatctgTGCCTTGGGCAGAGTAACGAGGGGGCTAACAAGCCGCAATCGAGCAGCTGCTTTACCTCTCCTGTACGATGGATTCCAGAGTTGCTGTTGCCAGAGTCGCAAGGGCCTTGTGGAGATCTGAGCCGTGCGTGTCAAGGTACCACACATGAATTACCAGGGATCACACCACTCTCAGTAAGCCCTGTGACCAGCAGTAAACTGCCCATAGCAGATTTCTCAGTAAAGGATACTGATGACATACATGCCACCCCCACTGTCCCCGGATTTACCAACAAACTCCAGCTACAAGGAAATAAAAGGGTTCAATGTATCCAAAGACTATTATAATTCTGATACAAATTGAATACCATTTGGAGCAGAATGTAAGTTTCTTAAAATTCCCCAACCTTAATGGTTAGAGGATGTTTCCAAAGCCTAATGTTAATAGTAACATTCTCATGATGTTTAAACCTTAatgggaaaaatgtttttcttttgcatttaaacCTTCCTCCTCCCAGCTGCAACCATTCTGACCTAGGGCAGGAGAACTCCAAGATGAAATCGACTAGAAACAAGGTAAAACTGACTAGTGCCTGTTTTCGCTGTCCACGCTGAGTGAGGTGAAGAAACCAAAGCCCTTATACTACCAACACATAAACAGGTGAACAGCTTTGCTTATGCAGGTACCACTCACTTTAATGGGGTCCACTCATGTGGAGAGGACTGCATGATTGGGGCCCTGATTCAGAATTGGACCAAAGGTGGAAACCCTGTTCAAACCCAAATTATACATAATGCATTTCTTACCGGGTCATCAGCTAGCAAAGTGAGATACTGATCCAGAATTTGTTTCACAATGTTGTATCCTGCTGGAAGAGATCTGAATATCTGTGGAATAAAAGAATACCCAGAACATATGTGCTATTCGCATTTAAGATGATAAAAATAAACAGTACTTAATTCATTTGGAtatcagagtgctttacaaacatgtgCTCATTGATCCTCAGAGCCCTGCTCCACGGTAAGCATTTTTATTTCCGTTTTACAGAAGGAgaagctgcagcacagagaggtgaagtaacttgcctgaggtcacacagtgagtcagcagcagaaccagtcataaattcatagattccaaggccaaaagaagtcactgtgatcctctagtctgacctccatatAACAGGACACAGAAATTCCTGAAATAATGCCTCTTTGAACTACagcagatcatttaaaaaaacacccagtcttgatttaaaaactgctagtgatggagaatctgccatgaCCCCTGGTGAGCTGTTCCAATGATGAATTATCCTCACGGTTAACATTTCACACCTGATTTCCAGCCTgaagttgtctagcttcaactttcagccattggattttgttagatctttgtctgctagactgaagagaccATTATCAAATGTCTCTTCCCCACGTAGGTGCttatagaccatgatcaagtcatctGTTCACCTCTTTGTTAAACGAAACAGAGTCTATCACTATACAGCATCTTTTCCACCCTTCAGACATTATTGTGGCAATTCTCTGAACTCTCGCCAATTTCGCAACATCCTCCCTGAAGTAGGaacaccagacctggacacagtattccaacagaGATCACattagtgccaaatacagagtaaacaacctctctactcctacttgagactCCCCTGTGTAGGTAGCCAAAGATCACATTAgaccttttggccacagtgttgcattGAGAGTTCACGGTCATTTATCTACCctgacctccaaatctttttcagagtcttgGCTTCTCAGAGGAGAGTCCCCCCTCCTGCACGTACGGCCTACtttcttgttcctagatgtataactttacagttaaaacccaggagtccttctCTCACCACTAGACAGCCCTTCCACAGTGTGGATTTGAGGCTGTCTGCAAACAGCAGGAGAGAGTGGGTGACGCTCATGACCAAACCTTGAAGTCTAAAATGAGTGTTCAGCTGGGTTCCTGTGCCATTCAATAATACAGTGTCTGGAGCTTGTTCTGTGTCTAGCACCAAGGGATCCTGGTCGAGGACAGGGGCTGCTAGCTGCGGCCACAATGCATATAACAGTGAAAGAAATCCAGTTATCTGTGTCCGATTACTATGGAGTGCCCCAAGTTCTGCAGAAACTCACCTCGTTGGAAGACAGTGGCTGCGTATAAGGTGCATTGGAAGATGTGGTAATTTCACTCATCCTCAGCATAGTCCGCACTATTTCACtgctggtctgtttcaaaaggaaggaaacaGCCTTTAGGCCTTGACAGAATCTCTGTTTACAAGATGGAAGAAgaattcccttcccccctcaaGAACCGGGGTGCTCCAAATTCAGAAATCAGCCTCCAGTAAGATCTAGGTTGCATTAGCCTCCTTCCACTCATCTTAGGCTGATCACATGCCCCACTGAACTGCCAGAAAGACCATTCCATTGCAGGGGAAGTGAAAGATGCTCTGGGAGAGCAACATATGGGCTTAGCAGCATGGATAACAGGCATGTAGGATTTGATATACTGGAGCAAACAGCTGGTGCATctagggcaaaactcccattgattaaaATGGGAAGAAGCCCTTGGTCCAATTCCTGTCTGCAGCAGCAACCAATGCCCGATATTTCAGAAGAAGGTGaaatattccttcctgacccttgcaGCCATCAGCTAGTaccttgaagcatgagatttgaagCTTTTAACATGTAACTGCCAAAGTTGCGATCACCAAATTCCCCACTCCTGCTACCTGGAGTAACCCTGCTGAGGAAGTTCCTGATTATGTCTGCGTACCTGGTCCATCCTGTTGGCCACGGCACTGACTATGGCTTGGTCTCGGAAGTGCTGGTGGAACCGATCGATGTTGGTTTGCCAATAAATACCATCATCGGGTGGGGGCTGAGAAGaaacaggggagagggagaaggaaacgCTGAGGCTGGTTTACTGGCTGCAGAGCCAGATGCTTGTCTGAGGAATGAGCACCATCAGCAGGGCGAATTCtgaggggtgctgagcacctgcaatgtACCCTGAAGCTTGTTGGGAGTTGCAGGTGTCTAGAATCTCAGAAGAGTTGGGCCAATAGGAATTGAACCAAGAAGGGGAGGTTACATAGTGTATGACAGGCAGACTGTCCACACCAAACAGCCTCTTGAACAAGGCTGTAAAGCAGCCTCATGCCCCCTTGTGGTCCCTGCTGGTCGTCACTGGCTATTGACCCAAAAGGTCAGATACTGGAATAAAGGACTGCTAAGATCGCAGAGATCATTGCCGGCCTGAATGCAAGCCAAGGAGCTGCAGTGGGTTAGCAATACCTCTTTGCTGTCTGCATCTTGTTTCTGCCTTTTTGCCTTGTGTTCACCATTATCTTCATCATCAAATGatcttctccttttccctttccctgtgGGCCACAGACAGGGTTTGCCTCTGAATACCAGCACAGCAGTCTTGCGTTCAGGTCAGAAAGCTCCCAAAGCCCTTTGCTGATTACACAGAGATCACCCCGAGCATTTGATGCCACCCACTCACATTCTAAATGCAATCTACCCAAGGAGACTGACAGCTCTCACCTATGAGATTCAGGTTGGGGACCACGTACATGTCCTTCTCATTAACCACCAAAGTGGGCACAGGAGGTGGTGGCGCATCCAAAGTCTCGGTAGTTTCAGGGGCCATTGGGCATCTCTGAATGAAGTGCGTGTCCGCTAGGCGCACAAACGTGTTGGAAACTTCACCATAGTCCATGGTTTTCCCATCTGGGCGAAAGGATACCAAGGAGAACATAATGGATCATGATCCCAAACTCCAGCTGCTCCTGCACCCATGTGGGATAAGGCCACATCGTCGTCTTTAAGAGACGTACAAGCAGGGCTGCGTAAGAGAAGGCTCAGTATCTGATGTGCATTAATCACCTTCCACCCACTCACTACAGCTGACTTCAGACCTTGGGCCAAATCTGCAAAGGCGATgggtgattttgggtgcctcagtttctagGTGACAACTAGAGaccccttaaaggggcctgagATGGGCCAGGCAGGTCTTTCTAATGTGTCACaacttgggcacccaaaatcactagtcaccttGAAAAATCTTAACCCGTCTTTCTCCCCACCATGCTAGTAGCATGAGTCTGCTCTCTGTCCCTTTGCAAATCTCACAACTGCTGGTGCAAGAACCTTCTTCTACGCTTCTTCTACACCTGAAACATTTCCTGTATATTTCTGTTCCATTCCCCACCTCTAGCAGGGCCCTCTCTCAGCCCCTCTCTTTGCCACCATCCACAGGAGAGTCTTTCTGGGAGCTTTTAGAAAATTCCTGAATGTCTGTCTTATTTCAAATCTCACCAGATAATGCAGTTTGTCTCTGATGCCTCTTAACGTCTCTCATTATCGTCATTTATATTCCAACAgcacctgggtttagcaggccaacggtcaaaccactgagctattcctctcccTGAGGGAATCTGGAAATATCTTTCTTCCCAGATATTTAAGGCCTCCCACATTTCTCTTAAGAGAAAGGTGCAGTGGAAACACAAAGATTTCCACCTCTTTGTAGGCTACGAAACAATGGAAATAGTTAAATGAGCAGAACAAACTTAGGTCTGTTGGAGGGACAGACACAGAGGTAAGGGAAAAACAGATTCAGTGATGAATACATGTTTTCCATTTTAGTCCATGTGTGTAAAATTCAGCCTTGAGATGAGAAATATGCAGGAAACCAGAATTTACCCAATGACAAGTGCTACGTAGATTCCAAAAAGTGTAAGTGttgttactcccattttacagatggggaaactgaggcacaatgaggGGCAGTGACTCCCTGCAGGTCATACAGTGAGCCAGTAGTAGAGCAGAGAATGCATTCCCAGGTTTCCTACCATGTTGACTCCTACACTTGTCTACTGATAGAAAGATAGGGTAAAAAAGAGACATCGAAATAAGTCATAGTCAAATGGTCTAAGCACAGGAgccagttctgttcccagctctgacagtgactcactgtgtgatcttgggcagttcccgcctttccccgtgcctcagtttccccatctacagaTTGTggatgatgatactgacctctcTCCTGGAGATGCTTGGGAGTGTCAGTGTTCTGTACAGCCCCTAGAGGATGCTCCATATGGACCTGacctaaagcccactgaagtcgatggaacaattcccatttatttcaatggactttggatcaggctctatgtCCAGAGCTCTCTTTTTCTGCACAGATCCTGGGAGCCATCCAATCCCCTTTCACTGTGTTCCCTCTGGTGCATGAAGTATCGGCCCAGCAGCCCCAAACCTTGCCAGACAGATAAGATGCTGCAGCAAAGGGTTTCTGCTCTAtttctcagctgtctccacaCCCCTTTGGCTCACCCTCCATAGTTTCCGTCAGCCTGTTCACAACTTTTCGCACCACAACACTCATGGTCATTTTGCcattcagcagcagctcctccacgATCAGCTCGCCCATGTCGCTGTAGAGGGTCTTGGCAGTGTAGATGTAACGTGGATACCGGAGGATCCTCAGCACCCGACTGCATGAAGCTTCGTACTCCACAAAGCCTCGTTTCTGCAGCTGGTAGGTCACCAGGTTGTGTTGAATGAGGACACAGAGAGCTTTCTTAACCTGCACATGCCAGAGAAAGGAATGAGCCACGTACTTGGA includes:
- the POLR3C gene encoding DNA-directed RNA polymerase III subunit RPC3 isoform X2, which produces MTQAEIKLCSLLLQEHFGEIVEKIGTHLIKTGSQPLRVIANDTGMSLDQVKKALCVLIQHNLVTYQLQKRGFVEYEASCSRVLRILRYPRYIYTAKTLYSDMGELIVEELLLNGKMTMSVVVRKVVNRLTETMEDGKTMDYGEVSNTFVRLADTHFIQRCPMAPETTETLDAPPPPVPTLVVNEKDMYVVPNLNLIGKGKRRRSFDDEDNGEHKAKRQKQDADSKEPPPDDGIYWQTNIDRFHQHFRDQAIVSAVANRMDQIFRSLPAGYNIVKQILDQYLTLLADDPLEFVGKSGDSGGGMYVINLHKALATLATATLESIVQERFGSRCARIFRLLLRKKHLEQKQVEDFAMIPAKEAKDMLYKMLSENFVSLQEIPKTPDHAPSRTFYLYAVNTLSSARMLLHWCYKSVANLIERRQYETKENKRLLEKSQRVEAILASMQATGAEEMQLQEIEEMITAPERQQLENLKRNVNKIDASENQVDETIFVLESYIESTVKKL
- the POLR3C gene encoding DNA-directed RNA polymerase III subunit RPC3 isoform X3: MCLQKVKKALCVLIQHNLVTYQLQKRGFVEYEASCSRVLRILRYPRYIYTAKTLYSDMGELIVEELLLNGKMTMSVVVRKVVNRLTETMEDGKTMDYGEVSNTFVRLADTHFIQRCPMAPETTETLDAPPPPVPTLVVNEKDMYVVPNLNLIGKGKRRRSFDDEDNGEHKAKRQKQDADSKEPPPDDGIYWQTNIDRFHQHFRDQAIVSAVANRMDQTSSEIVRTMLRMSEITTSSNAPYTQPLSSNEIFRSLPAGYNIVKQILDQYLTLLADDPLEFVGKSGDSGGGMYVINLHKALATLATATLESIVQERFGSRCARIFRLLLRKKHLEQKQVEDFAMIPAKEAKDMLYKMLSENFVSLQEIPKTPDHAPSRTFYLYAVNTLSSARMLLHWCYKSVANLIERRQYETKENKRLLEKSQRVEAILASMQATGAEEMQLQEIEEMITAPERQQLENLKRNVNKIDASENQVDETIFVLESYIESTVKKL
- the POLR3C gene encoding DNA-directed RNA polymerase III subunit RPC3 isoform X1, whose amino-acid sequence is MTQAEIKLCSLLLQEHFGEIVEKIGTHLIKTGSQPLRVIANDTGMSLDQVKKALCVLIQHNLVTYQLQKRGFVEYEASCSRVLRILRYPRYIYTAKTLYSDMGELIVEELLLNGKMTMSVVVRKVVNRLTETMEDGKTMDYGEVSNTFVRLADTHFIQRCPMAPETTETLDAPPPPVPTLVVNEKDMYVVPNLNLIGKGKRRRSFDDEDNGEHKAKRQKQDADSKEPPPDDGIYWQTNIDRFHQHFRDQAIVSAVANRMDQTSSEIVRTMLRMSEITTSSNAPYTQPLSSNEIFRSLPAGYNIVKQILDQYLTLLADDPLEFVGKSGDSGGGMYVINLHKALATLATATLESIVQERFGSRCARIFRLLLRKKHLEQKQVEDFAMIPAKEAKDMLYKMLSENFVSLQEIPKTPDHAPSRTFYLYAVNTLSSARMLLHWCYKSVANLIERRQYETKENKRLLEKSQRVEAILASMQATGAEEMQLQEIEEMITAPERQQLENLKRNVNKIDASENQVDETIFVLESYIESTVKKL